GTGGATATTTCTCTATTAACTTTTCCGAAATCTGCTTAAAAGTAGTGTTAGAATATTCACAATCTTCGGGCAAGCCAGTATTCACACAAAGCACTTTTTCTGCATCAAATTCGTTGGCTATTAAAATATCGGTTTTTGCAATTAAATCGGGCATTACCAATGATGCTTTATTGCCGGCTTTCCATAACTTACTCCTATAATTTACGTCGCAGGAAACTGTAATACCTCTTTTTTCGGCATTTTCCAGTGCTTCTATTAATACTTCGGTAGCACCTTTAGAAATTGCAGGTATAATACCTGTCCAATGAAACCAGTCTGCATCCTTAAATATCAAATCCCAATTAAGCATTCCTTTTTTTAATTGAGAAAAAGCCGATAATTCTCTATCGTATACTACCTTTGACCCACGAGCAACGGCACCTGTTTCCAAAAAGTAGATTCCCAATCTCTTTCCTCCAAAAATCACAGACCCATATCAATCCCCAAACCCGTAAGTTTCTGATTACACGATTTTCCAATATCATTATCAGGCAACCTAGTTACAAAAGATGTTGGAATTCCAAAACCTGCTAAAGATGCTGAAACATTTACTTCACCACCTCCATAGGTAGCTTCAAAACGTTCTGTTTGCGAGAATCGCTGATGTTCGGGTGTTGCTAAACGCAACATAACTTCTCCAAATGTTATAACCTTTTTATTCATAGCACAATTAGTAAAGAGTTTATTAAAAGAACCATAATTTTACCGCTAACACCAATATACTTACAAGCAGAATTGCTTTTATCCATTTATCGCCCTTTTTAACAGAGAAAGATGATCCCAGATATCCACCTAATGCATTTCCTGCAGCCAAAACCAAAGCATACTTCCAGTTAATAGCATCGTTATAGATAAAAACACCAACTGCTGCGAGTGTATAAATTAAGGCTACCGTAACTTTAATACTATTGGTCTTTATAAGAGAAAAACCATTTAATTTCGTAAGTGTTAATATGATAATAAACCCAATACCTGCATGTAAAAAACCTCCATAAATACCAATAAAGAAAAAGGAAACTACTCCCCATGCCTGATGTTTAAAGTGCATTTTCTCCTCTATATCTAAATCTTTACTTTTTGAATTAAAAAGAATAAGTAATGCAACTGCCACCATTACTATGGATAAAATTCGTTTAAATACATCTTCGTCGATATCGAAAACAAGCAGCGCTCCAACAAGAGAGCCTGCTAGAGCTGATAAACCAAGGTAAATACTATAGGGATAAGAACTTACTCCATTTTGGTTGAATTTTGCTATGGCAAATGAGTTTTGCGCCAAAATAGCGATTCTATTGGTTCCATTTGCAATTGTAGGCGGTAAACCTAAAAAAATTAGTAATGGTAAAGTTATTAGAGAACCTCCTCCGGCAACAACATTTAAAAATCCGGCAAAAGTACCGGCTACTACAATAAAAATCAAATCCAACAACTCCATAAATCAATCATAATATTAAAAATCTCATTATTGAGATTAATATGTTTATTGTAGACTATCGCTCTTAAAAAAACAATAAAATTATTAAGCTTTAAGCACTCAATAAAAACCTACAGCATAATATAAAAGAAAAGGATACAGGAGTGTATCTATATAATAAAATGGAGAGTAAAATATTGTGATATGATGAGTGAAGGTGAAATACAGCTTGTATAAAGCTCTATTTAATGGTTAAAATTTAGTGCGCTTTAACGCACTAAATAAGTTTTATATAATTCTTTTACTAAACTCCAGAACATCATGCAAATGCTTTTCCATAAGCATAGCAGCCTTATCAGCATCTTGTTCCTTAATTGCTTCTAAAATACCTCGATGCTCAGAATCAGTCTTTGCCAATGAATCTTGTCCACAAACTTTCTCTTTTCGATATATTGCAAGAATATCTGGTAAAATAATCAACATCATGGTTTTTATAACTGCATTATGTGAAGTTTCTGCAATTCTTAAATGAAACTGAAAATCTTCATTCTCTGAAGGCAGATTATTTTTTATTTTTTTTTCGTAGGCACTTAAGGCTTCTTCCAATAAAATAATATCTTCTTCTGTTCTTCTTTCTGCAGCTTTACGTACCGAAAAAATTTCCATTGTTACTCTAGTTTCAACCAAAGATTGAAAATCGGGACGTTCTATTTTCATTATATTAGAAAATAAACCTTCCATTGCAGAAATATCAGTACCATTAACAACAACACCACTTTGAGGATGTGTGGTTAAAACTCCAAAAAATTCTAATTTTTTAATTGCATCACGTATATAAGTTCTTCCAACGCCTAATTTTTCGGAAAGCTTTCTCTCTGAAGGTAATTTATCTCCGGGACTCAAGTATCCTGAGACTATTAAACTTCTTATCTGTCTAATAATTTTATCAACTGGTGTTTCAACCTCAATTGCCTTAAAATTATCTAATAATTCCATACAATAACTTTGTTTATCAAAATAATCCAATACAAAATTTACTATTGGTAGGACAAATTTAGTTACATTTAAACATGTTTACAAACTATTAAAACACATTCCCACATACACAAAAGTAAAATACACAAGACAAGTAAGAAACAATATAATTAACAACAACAACAGAAATAAAACAATTAACTTAATATAACAATAATACTATATTAATTTTAAATTGGTTTACCACTTTTGTTTACAATCTTTTAAACTCACGGTACACCTATTATAATCTCACAATTTTTATTCTAAGATCTTCTATAATCTTTTTCTTATTTCAATTAAAATTATTAACAACTTTTTATATTATTTAAAATAATTTGGTCATTAAACACTAAATATATTCATCCCATAAGCGATAATACAGAATCATTTTAAATTAAATATTCTATTTTACACTATCAACAAACTATTTATGAGCCTTTTATTCTTTATCATGAAAAAACAAATAGCATTCCCTTAAATATAATTTCCGGGAAGGATTGGGAAATACCTTCCCGAAAATTGCTAAGCAAAGGATTTATAAAAAAAGATCAGTCTTCATTAATATAAATACACTTACCAATATAATTGCTTTATAAAACAATTGGAATTCTAACACAACTACATTGAAGACCAAACTTTTTAATTAAACCGCTTATATTCCTAGCGCCTGACCTCCACCAATCTGAATAGTCTCAGCGGTAATAAAAGAAGCATCATCACTTGCAAGAAACGACACAACCGAAGCAACTTCTTCTGGTTGACCTATTCTTCCAAGCAAAATATTATTCTTCCATGAAGCAAAAACTTCTGGTTTAGTGGCTTTAATTTGAGCATGGAACGGTGTGTCGATAGTTCCTGGAGAAACTGCATTTACACGAATACCATATTCAGCCAAATCTTTTGCTAGTGCTCTGGTAATTGCATGAACTCCTGCTTTAGATGTGCCATAAATACCAGCTCCAGGGCCACCTGCATTCCAACCTGCATTAGACGTATAGTTGATAATAGAAGAGTTTTCTCCTTTCTTTAGAAATGGGATAGCGGCTCTTGATGCAAAAAATACTGAATCAAGATTTAAAGCCATTACAAATCTGTAAAATTCGGTTGTCATCTCTTCAAATCTCGATCTACCACCTAATCCTCCTGCATTGTTTACAAGAAGATCAATTTTACCATACTTTTCTCCTATTTTTTGGATATTAGACGTAACAGCCTCTTCGTTGGTAACATCGAAACCACAATACTCAGCTGTAATTCCTTCTGCTGCAAGCTCTTTAACTCTTTCCGCTCCTGCTTCATCTTCAATACCATTTAAAACTACGGTATATCCATCTTTACCAAGTCTTTTTGCCACCTGAAAACCAATTCCTCCGGTTGCTCCTGTAACAACAGCTACTTTTCCTTCTGCTTTCATAATAATTTAATTTTTTAATAATTAGCGATAACATCTGTATCATAATTAAGAAAAAACGTTTTGTTTATTCTTTAAAATTTGCAGATCTGTCTTTTATTTAATTTTTATTTTTTCCCAAAAAAGAGAAGTTAACTACGCCTGGAAATAATTTTTCCAGACGTAAAATATTTATAAGGCACCTTTAAATTCCTAAAGCTTGGCCACCACCTATTTGTATGGTTTCAGCAGTAATAAAAGAGGCATCTTTACTTGCTAAAAATGAAACCACCGAAGCAACTTCTTCTGGTTGTCCTAATCTTCCCAGTAAAATGTTATTTTTCCAAGAAGCAAATACCTCTGGCTTAGTCGATTTTATTTGTGCGTGAAATGGTGTATCAATTGTACCAGGAGATACTGCATTTACTCTAATATTATATTCGGCCAAATCTTTGGCTAAAGCTCTGGTAATTGCATGAACACCTGCTTTAGATGTGCCATAAATACCAGCTCCTGGTCCACCAGCATTCCAACCTGCATTTGAAGTATAATTTACAATTGAGGCATTTTCTGATTTTTTCAAAAAAGGAATAGCGGCTCTTGAAGCAAAAAATACCGAATCAAGGTTTAAGGCCATAACAAATCTGTAAAACTCTGTTGTCATTTCTTCAAATCTTGAACGACCGCCCAAGCCTCCTGCATTATTTACAAGAACATCAATTTGTCCGTATTTCTCACCAATGGCATTAATATTAGAAGTAACAGCCTCTTCCTTGGTAACATCAAAACCATAATATTCAGCAGCAATTCCCTCTGCAGCAAGTTCTTCAACTCTCATAGCCCCTGCTTCGTCCTCAATACCGTTCAAAATCACAGTATATCCGTCCTTGCCTAATCTTTTTGCTACCTCGAAACCAATTCCTCCTGTTGCACCAGTTACGACAGCTACTTTTTTATTTAAACTCATTTTATCTGTTTTTATAATTTTTTGTTTGATTTCTTACTTTTCTACTGATTTAATATTTCGTGCGAAATAATAAATTGCACCTACTCCGAGAGGAACAAAAACTGCAATCGCAATAAATATTGGAGTATAAGAAAGCTCCTCAACTACTATAGGAACTAAAAAGTTCATAATGATTACCGAGAACACACCAATCATTCCACCTAAACCAGCTAATGAACCTACTGATTTACCACCGAAGAAATCACTTGGCAATGTTTGAACATTACTAATTGCGAATTGGAATCCGAATAGTACAAAGAACACAATAGCAACAAATTTTTCAGCTGTATCACCAATAAGCACTGTTGCAATCAATCCAAGTAACATAATAATACCACCAATTAAAATGGTTGTTTTTCTACCTTTATCAATTGAATTGGTTTTGGCAATAATTTTTCCTGAAACAAATCCTCCGGCAATACTACCAACAGCTGCCCCAACATAAGGTACCCATAAAAACATACCAACTTCTTTTACATTAAATCCGTAAACATCGAACAAGTAAATTGGCATCCATCCAACAAATAACCACCAAATTGGCTCTAAAAAGAAACGACCAACAACAACAGCCCATGATTCTTTGTGAGATAAAATTTCTTTCAACGATTTACCTTTTACTTCATCAGTATCCTTCTGATCAGCCTCACTTTGTCCCTCGAGAATGTATTTTTTTTCATCCTCGGTAATCCATGGATGCTTTTTAGGACCTGCCTTATTGATTAGCAACCATGGAATAATCCAAATCATACCAAAAGTACCGATAACCATAAAGGTTACTTTCCAACCAAAGGCAACAAACAAAGCTGCAATTAAAGGAGGTGCAATTACCGATCCTATTGAAGCTCCGGCATTAAATAATCCCTGAGCAATTGCCCGTTCTTTAATTGGAAACCATTCGGCATTACTTTTTACCGCTCCCGGCCAGTTACCAGCTTCTGAAAATCCCAATAAACTACGGAATATACTGATAGACAAAAATCCACGTGCTGTTGAATGTAAGAAAGAAGAAAGTCCCCATATTCCAATTGACAGTACATATCCGATGCGAGTTCCTACCTTATCAAAAATCTTACCTGTAAACAATTGCCCTAAAGCGTAGGCTACCATAAATATATTTAAGATATAACTGTAATGATCCTTGGTTAAACCCAATGTCTGAGAAATTGATCCATCTACGTCCTCACCTCCCCACATTATTCCAAGAGCACTTCTATCGATGTAATTGATAACCGTTGCAATAAAGATTAAAGCAATAATTACCCATCTTAATCCTTTTACTTTCATAATTCTTGTATTTAATTTACAATTCAGATTACCTGATTATTTCCCAAAATAAGAAACACCACTTCCATCAAGAAAATCCTCTCTTACTGGACTGAAGACATCAATTAAAATACCTGCTTCAAGACAAACCGCTCCGTGGACTAAATTTGGCTCTATATAAACTCCATCACCACCTTCAACAATTTTCTTTTCACCATCAATATTAAACTCAAACTTACCGCTTGCACAATAAGTAGCCTGCGTATGAAAATGCTCATGAGGCGAACCTTCAGCTCCTTTTTCGAATTTAACCTGAACCATCATAATTTGATTGTCCCATCCTAAAAATTTACGGCTAACTCCACCACCTAAATCTTCCCACTCCATTTTAGAAGTAATAATGTATTTTTCACTTGCTCGTTTCATATCTTTTAAATTTTAATTATGTACAATCTTATATTTTATCAATTTGTTTCTAAACAATTTTTAATACATTAGTTTTTGAGTCAAAAACTCATCACTAACAATTTTAGCCTTTCCTTGAATTGTGTTTCCACTTTCAACATTATTTTTCTCGCCCCATAGCCTTGCTATAAATGCAGATCGAACAGAACTAAACTTGTTATTTAATATTTGCACATTAACAATTCCCTTTGTCTTCAGTAAAATTTCTTTAGATCCGTTTCTTCCTGCTTTCTCAACCGTATTATTATTAAACACAAAGTTTCCACCTATAGTCGACTCATCATAACCTCCTCTATGATAATCTACCAACACATTCTCGACACCACTTATCTTATTATTTTCAAGTATCAAAAACTCAATATTATAATCTCCCTTATCATCCGTTTCAGAATTAAAAATAAATCCATCAACAACATTATTAATATCTGAATTAACTACTTTTAATGTATCAGTAAACGAAGATTTTTTAGATCTGAAAATGGAATAAAAATCATTTAAACTACAATTATCAACAAACACATTTGTTGCAACCGACATATCATTCTTATCAGGTTCAAAACAATTTAGTTTTTTGTATCCTTCAAGCTTAAGATGCTTTAAATAAATGTTAACTCCTGCTCCTAATTCAAAAGCTGTTTCCTGATTTTCCGGAGTAAACTGCAGCACAACTTTTTTGTCTTTATTAAGAGAGGTAATCACAACACTATTCTTTACCTCAATTTTTTTATTTAGCTTAATTACATCTGCATCAATAAGAATAGTATCTCCATCGTTTATTTTTTCGATTGAAGCATAAAATTCATCACTCGATTTTATGGTAAGCTGCTTTGCTTTAGTATTGCTCTTTGAAGGATCAAACCAAGATGGTCCGTACATTTTCTTATCAAGAACATTAATTTTTTTATCCTTAAGTGTACAGATTGCTCCTGCCTGATTTTCGTTACGGCTATTAGCAAATAAATCATTCTTTATACTTGTGAAATTAAATCCATCAAACAATTTTGCTTTACGATTCTCTAATTTTACAAAAGGAATACCAGACTGACTATCAGTAACTTTTACTTTAGAATTAGCAAAACCAACTAAGTCATTAATACCTTCAACTCCATCTAAATAATTAGATTGGAAATCAATATCTCCTGGGGTGTCATAATATTTCACAATAGGGTTATTTACAGTTTTGCTATTATAAATAAGATTATTAGCTACTGTAGTTCGAATAGGAAGAGCCGATCTAATCTCTGATTTTGGCAAAATACCCTTCTTATTTACATTAGAACCTACACTAAACTGTAATGGAGTTACACAATCAACCCAGGTATTATGAGCTACCACAACATCTGTTACTTGATTGTATCTATTCTGTGGTGATTTCGGAATTCCATTCATAACAGCAATGGCACTGCGAAATTCATTTCCTTTTAACTTGTAAAAGTAATTATTAGTAATCCAATGACCAGTATTAATTACCCTAACACCACCAATATTATCCGAATTATCATCTCCAATAAACCAGTTAGAATCTATGCTTGCATAGTTCCCGTGTCTTAATACAAGTGATCCTTCACACTTGTAAAAAACATTATTAATAAACTTATTGTAATTAGACTTACTGGAAATAACTTCTACTTCACCATTACATCTATCCAGGAAATTATTTCTTACCTCGATATATGCGGGAACCATTGATGTATAACTGTCACCTAACTGCATTGTTTCACCCCTTGGGCCACCTCTTCGTGGTCGAGGTCCAAAATAATTATTTGCTATTAAGTGATGACAATTTGCATGTTGATTTCCTTTTAATTCTGCTCTAATTGTTGGTCCATTATTCGACTTACCAGCAATATAACACGACAACAATTGGTTGCGCTGCCCCCAGAACTCAACCCAATGGTCTTTTTTTGTTCTATCTAATTGTGTAAAATTCTCAATCACACAATTAACCACCTTACAATCGTAGGCAGCATTCTTTTTATCAGTTTTAAACTGAATAACACTATTAATAGGCGTATAACCATTTCTAAAGTACAAATCATGCACCTCAAGATAATGACCTGCAATTTTTAAATAGGATTGCCCCTCAATAAAAACCTGACCTGGAGTTTCTGCTTTTAAAACGATAGGCTTATCGGCTAAACCAATAGCTTTAAATTCCATTTCTACATTCTTCCAAATACCATTCGACATTACAATAACATCACCTGGCTGTGCATTTTTAACAGCTTCGTTAAACTCAGCAATATTTTTCACTACTCTTTCGGGCATTTTCCCACAAGAAGCAAGAATAAATACCGATAACATTAACAATGTAAGAGATTTAAACAATTTCATGTTTTGTTCTTTTTATATATTCGAATTCTTTCTAACTATCAATACATACTTATTCTGCCGCCACAAAATAATACATGCCAGTCCATTTAAAGTTAAGTCCATTAACTTCTAACTGATGTTTGGCATCCTTAGCCGAATCTTTATTGGCAAGAATTAACATCCATTTATTTTCGTCTTTATCCTGAAAAGAAACAGCTGTATATTCTTGAGTATCTACAAGAAGATCAAGCTTAGAAATACTACTAAAAGCATTATCAGCAAATTCTGTCACTCTATTATACTTTCCATGTGCTTCAATCGCACTAACAAATACTGCTTCTTTTTGGTGATTTTTTTGAACAATAAAAGCAGGATCTCTGCGTAAATTGAAATTTGGATCGGTAGCACCGGAACGTACCAACAATAATTTATCTTCTGGTTTTACATTTGATGTAATTGAATAAAATCTGTCATTTACAAACCACGATAATTTTGCAGTTTCCTCTTCACACTGTCCTTCAGCCTCTAATCGTAAATGCTGATATCCATGAGAATCGCCCATTTTTGATAGAGTATCTACAACATCGTATTTGTAATTGATTGAAATCACTTGTCCGAAAAAATGATATGGCAACTCCAATTGCTTTTCATCATCTGCCTTTACTCTGAATACATCCAAAACAATAGGTTTTTCAAATTTTTCATCAGTAATTAATGCCAAGGTTCTGTGCATTTCTATTCCAGGATATGCATTCTTCTCTTTTGCACTAACGATTTGAATATCCTTTCTGCTCGCATCAAAGAAATATGGTTCTGAATGGTATTTATTTCCTGTATCAGTACTTCCATTAAAATGTGAGATTCTATCAATAACAAGAGTATTGTGTGCAACAGTTTGCTTCGCCCATGTTTTATTTTCTTTTAGATATCCACCACCGAATTTCTGTTCAATATTCACATATCTTGCCGCACCATAATCTTGTAAAACCTCGCCTTTATTATCGTACAATGAAAAAGATAATTTGTCGAAATGCCCATGTCCCATTCCCTGAGATGTATTCTTCATCACCAAACAAAGTTCTTTATCGCCTTCTCCTGCTCGTAGAATAGCCAATGCACCTTCTTTTCCTGATGCTCCATCGCCATAGTTAGCAGATTTTTTCTGATAAACTTTTAACTTTCCTTCTTTAATCGCTTTTGCAACCGACAAACCTGTATCGTCCAACATCACTTCACCTTGCTTCTCTGCTACAGACAATAATCCAGCATCTTCTCCGCCAAAATGATAAATGATATTTACCGACGAAACCAATTCTCTTGATAGGTATGACATTCCCTTTTGAGCATCGTTTATTGGAAAAAACAAACCATCTACATCGGTAAGATTTAGTAAAGTTTGAACAGCCTTAACCAATAAGGAATCGCGATATTTAAAAATTTTCACCTCAGGACGACAATTTTCGATTGCCTCAGCAAACATTACGAAAGGGTACATTGCGTAACGCTGATAATATGGTCCTTCGGTATAATAACCATCAGGTGAAAACAAGTGATCTAACTGAGCAAAAAATCCAGCTTTGCCCTCTCCCTGCATTTTAATTAAACCACCGTCATTATCTTTCTGATCTTCTTTGATATTATCCGATTTCAATCCATAAAAGGCCCGATCTATCAATTCCTGATCGTTCATAACAAAACCAATCATACCAACAGCAGCATTTCCCCAAGTGCTGTGATTGTGGACTCTGTTGTAGAATTGTGGTGAATCAACCGACAAATGATCGGCAAATGGGCGGAAAAGATCTTTCTCCAAAGTTTTTCTCTCCTTTTTTGACAACCAATTATATACACAATCATAAGCCTGACTTGCGTAAACCAACCAGTTTGCATCATTCAAATTTTGCCAGAAAATTTTTCCGGGAGCGTAAGAACGTACTACAGGATGCACATCAAGTGTTGGATACATTTTTGCATATTCCATTAACATATCTCGCACAAAAGTTGCATATTTCTCCTCTTGTGTAATTTGGAATAAAACACCAGCCTTTTGCATTGCCATATAGTTTTTCTTATGGCGATTATGCGTATATCCACCAGCCATATCCTTTGGCACAGGAACATCAATTCCTTTAGCCATTTCCTCATCAACAAAATCTTTTGCCTTTTCCAAGGATTTCTGCAACAATGGCAACTCATCAATTTGCGCTCTAATTTCCTTCACTCCTTTTTGAGTTAAAATCAAATTAGGGTGCGTTTGCGCTTGTGCCCAACTGCCCATGGCAATGAACATGAATAAGAGTATGTAT
This genomic interval from uncultured Marinifilum sp. contains the following:
- a CDS encoding SDR family NAD(P)-dependent oxidoreductase, whose translation is MKAEGKVAVVTGATGGIGFQVAKRLGKDGYTVVLNGIEDEAGAERVKELAAEGITAEYCGFDVTNEEAVTSNIQKIGEKYGKIDLLVNNAGGLGGRSRFEEMTTEFYRFVMALNLDSVFFASRAAIPFLKKGENSSIINYTSNAGWNAGGPGAGIYGTSKAGVHAITRALAKDLAEYGIRVNAVSPGTIDTPFHAQIKATKPEVFASWKNNILLGRIGQPEEVASVVSFLASDDASFITAETIQIGGGQALGI
- a CDS encoding alginate lyase family protein produces the protein MQKVKTYILLFMFIAMGSWAQAQTHPNLILTQKGVKEIRAQIDELPLLQKSLEKAKDFVDEEMAKGIDVPVPKDMAGGYTHNRHKKNYMAMQKAGVLFQITQEEKYATFVRDMLMEYAKMYPTLDVHPVVRSYAPGKIFWQNLNDANWLVYASQAYDCVYNWLSKKERKTLEKDLFRPFADHLSVDSPQFYNRVHNHSTWGNAAVGMIGFVMNDQELIDRAFYGLKSDNIKEDQKDNDGGLIKMQGEGKAGFFAQLDHLFSPDGYYTEGPYYQRYAMYPFVMFAEAIENCRPEVKIFKYRDSLLVKAVQTLLNLTDVDGLFFPINDAQKGMSYLSRELVSSVNIIYHFGGEDAGLLSVAEKQGEVMLDDTGLSVAKAIKEGKLKVYQKKSANYGDGASGKEGALAILRAGEGDKELCLVMKNTSQGMGHGHFDKLSFSLYDNKGEVLQDYGAARYVNIEQKFGGGYLKENKTWAKQTVAHNTLVIDRISHFNGSTDTGNKYHSEPYFFDASRKDIQIVSAKEKNAYPGIEMHRTLALITDEKFEKPIVLDVFRVKADDEKQLELPYHFFGQVISINYKYDVVDTLSKMGDSHGYQHLRLEAEGQCEEETAKLSWFVNDRFYSITSNVKPEDKLLLVRSGATDPNFNLRRDPAFIVQKNHQKEAVFVSAIEAHGKYNRVTEFADNAFSSISKLDLLVDTQEYTAVSFQDKDENKWMLILANKDSAKDAKHQLEVNGLNFKWTGMYYFVAAE
- a CDS encoding SDR family NAD(P)-dependent oxidoreductase; translation: MSLNKKVAVVTGATGGIGFEVAKRLGKDGYTVILNGIEDEAGAMRVEELAAEGIAAEYYGFDVTKEEAVTSNINAIGEKYGQIDVLVNNAGGLGGRSRFEEMTTEFYRFVMALNLDSVFFASRAAIPFLKKSENASIVNYTSNAGWNAGGPGAGIYGTSKAGVHAITRALAKDLAEYNIRVNAVSPGTIDTPFHAQIKSTKPEVFASWKNNILLGRLGQPEEVASVVSFLASKDASFITAETIQIGGGQALGI
- a CDS encoding sugar kinase — encoded protein: MIFGGKRLGIYFLETGAVARGSKVVYDRELSAFSQLKKGMLNWDLIFKDADWFHWTGIIPAISKGATEVLIEALENAEKRGITVSCDVNYRSKLWKAGNKASLVMPDLIAKTDILIANEFDAEKVLCVNTGLPEDCEYSNTTFKQISEKLIEKYPRIKKVITSRRGTINANYNRLVGIIFDGKNVLESPIYEITHIVDRVGGGDSLMAGLIYGFYKFPENNQRIIDFAVAASFIKHTVLGDINMTSVSEVEKVMRGETGGQIDW
- a CDS encoding sulfite exporter TauE/SafE family protein, which encodes MELLDLIFIVVAGTFAGFLNVVAGGGSLITLPLLIFLGLPPTIANGTNRIAILAQNSFAIAKFNQNGVSSYPYSIYLGLSALAGSLVGALLVFDIDEDVFKRILSIVMVAVALLILFNSKSKDLDIEEKMHFKHQAWGVVSFFFIGIYGGFLHAGIGFIIILTLTKLNGFSLIKTNSIKVTVALIYTLAAVGVFIYNDAINWKYALVLAAGNALGGYLGSSFSVKKGDKWIKAILLVSILVLAVKLWFF
- a CDS encoding MFS transporter, giving the protein MKVKGLRWVIIALIFIATVINYIDRSALGIMWGGEDVDGSISQTLGLTKDHYSYILNIFMVAYALGQLFTGKIFDKVGTRIGYVLSIGIWGLSSFLHSTARGFLSISIFRSLLGFSEAGNWPGAVKSNAEWFPIKERAIAQGLFNAGASIGSVIAPPLIAALFVAFGWKVTFMVIGTFGMIWIIPWLLINKAGPKKHPWITEDEKKYILEGQSEADQKDTDEVKGKSLKEILSHKESWAVVVGRFFLEPIWWLFVGWMPIYLFDVYGFNVKEVGMFLWVPYVGAAVGSIAGGFVSGKIIAKTNSIDKGRKTTILIGGIIMLLGLIATVLIGDTAEKFVAIVFFVLFGFQFAISNVQTLPSDFFGGKSVGSLAGLGGMIGVFSVIIMNFLVPIVVEELSYTPIFIAIAVFVPLGVGAIYYFARNIKSVEK
- a CDS encoding chondroitinase-B domain-containing protein — protein: MKLFKSLTLLMLSVFILASCGKMPERVVKNIAEFNEAVKNAQPGDVIVMSNGIWKNVEMEFKAIGLADKPIVLKAETPGQVFIEGQSYLKIAGHYLEVHDLYFRNGYTPINSVIQFKTDKKNAAYDCKVVNCVIENFTQLDRTKKDHWVEFWGQRNQLLSCYIAGKSNNGPTIRAELKGNQHANCHHLIANNYFGPRPRRGGPRGETMQLGDSYTSMVPAYIEVRNNFLDRCNGEVEVISSKSNYNKFINNVFYKCEGSLVLRHGNYASIDSNWFIGDDNSDNIGGVRVINTGHWITNNYFYKLKGNEFRSAIAVMNGIPKSPQNRYNQVTDVVVAHNTWVDCVTPLQFSVGSNVNKKGILPKSEIRSALPIRTTVANNLIYNSKTVNNPIVKYYDTPGDIDFQSNYLDGVEGINDLVGFANSKVKVTDSQSGIPFVKLENRKAKLFDGFNFTSIKNDLFANSRNENQAGAICTLKDKKINVLDKKMYGPSWFDPSKSNTKAKQLTIKSSDEFYASIEKINDGDTILIDADVIKLNKKIEVKNSVVITSLNKDKKVVLQFTPENQETAFELGAGVNIYLKHLKLEGYKKLNCFEPDKNDMSVATNVFVDNCSLNDFYSIFRSKKSSFTDTLKVVNSDINNVVDGFIFNSETDDKGDYNIEFLILENNKISGVENVLVDYHRGGYDESTIGGNFVFNNNTVEKAGRNGSKEILLKTKGIVNVQILNNKFSSVRSAFIARLWGEKNNVESGNTIQGKAKIVSDEFLTQKLMY
- a CDS encoding PfkB family carbohydrate kinase, which encodes MNKKVITFGEVMLRLATPEHQRFSQTERFEATYGGGEVNVSASLAGFGIPTSFVTRLPDNDIGKSCNQKLTGLGIDMGL
- a CDS encoding FadR/GntR family transcriptional regulator, encoding MELLDNFKAIEVETPVDKIIRQIRSLIVSGYLSPGDKLPSERKLSEKLGVGRTYIRDAIKKLEFFGVLTTHPQSGVVVNGTDISAMEGLFSNIMKIERPDFQSLVETRVTMEIFSVRKAAERRTEEDIILLEEALSAYEKKIKNNLPSENEDFQFHLRIAETSHNAVIKTMMLIILPDILAIYRKEKVCGQDSLAKTDSEHRGILEAIKEQDADKAAMLMEKHLHDVLEFSKRII
- a CDS encoding cupin domain-containing protein; this encodes MKRASEKYIITSKMEWEDLGGGVSRKFLGWDNQIMMVQVKFEKGAEGSPHEHFHTQATYCASGKFEFNIDGEKKIVEGGDGVYIEPNLVHGAVCLEAGILIDVFSPVREDFLDGSGVSYFGK